A stretch of the Anaeromyxobacter sp. genome encodes the following:
- a CDS encoding ABC transporter substrate-binding protein, translating to MPLARRLAPALAALALLALAPSARAQEVVRLGNLKFAHYGAVSNMKEHCKKFGLDVQETVFPKGIDIFPAIVKGEVDIAASAADAAIANRAGGGQVYVVAGFARGGARLVSRTDLALKTVAELKGRKVGVARGGAQELLLLAELAKTGLTWSDKEGKDVQIVYLPFADLNQALLQKAIDAMCQSEPQSSQAINKGFGVEMLKPYDTPLGEPVRVLVMTERMYREKPAVAQKVLECFVDSTRRFIQDPAAAEAFVVGQMFKGQITAQDFRDAIANSPYSYDVTEEHIQITTDLMVKYGVGKMTAPPRAADWVKLDLLTQAKATLGVK from the coding sequence ATGCCCCTGGCCCGCCGCCTCGCCCCCGCCCTCGCCGCGCTCGCGCTCCTGGCCCTGGCCCCGTCCGCCCGCGCCCAGGAGGTGGTGCGGCTCGGCAACCTCAAGTTCGCCCACTACGGCGCCGTCTCCAACATGAAGGAGCACTGCAAGAAGTTCGGCCTCGACGTCCAGGAGACCGTCTTCCCGAAGGGCATCGACATCTTCCCGGCCATCGTCAAGGGCGAGGTGGACATCGCCGCCAGCGCCGCCGACGCCGCCATCGCCAACCGGGCCGGCGGCGGGCAGGTCTACGTGGTGGCCGGCTTCGCCCGGGGCGGGGCCCGGCTGGTGTCCCGCACCGATCTCGCCCTCAAGACGGTGGCGGAGCTCAAGGGCCGGAAGGTCGGCGTGGCCCGCGGCGGCGCCCAGGAGCTGCTGCTGCTGGCCGAGCTGGCCAAGACCGGGCTCACCTGGTCGGACAAGGAGGGCAAGGACGTCCAGATCGTCTACCTGCCCTTCGCCGACCTGAACCAGGCGCTGCTGCAGAAGGCCATCGACGCCATGTGCCAGTCGGAGCCGCAGTCGTCGCAGGCCATCAACAAGGGGTTCGGGGTGGAGATGCTGAAGCCCTACGACACGCCGCTGGGCGAGCCGGTGCGGGTGCTGGTGATGACCGAGCGGATGTACCGGGAGAAGCCGGCGGTGGCCCAGAAGGTGCTGGAGTGCTTCGTCGACTCGACCCGCCGCTTCATCCAGGACCCGGCCGCCGCCGAGGCGTTCGTGGTGGGCCAGATGTTCAAGGGCCAGATCACCGCCCAGGACTTCCGCGACGCCATCGCCAACTCGCCCTACAGCTACGACGTCACCGAGGAGCACATCCAGATCACCACCGACCTCATGGTGAAGTACGGCGTGGGCAAGATGACCGCGCCGCCGAGGGCGGCCGACTGGGTGAAGCTGGACCTGCTGACGCAGGCCAAGGCCACGCTGGGCGTGAAGTAG
- a CDS encoding Na+/H+ antiporter subunit E: MASLRSHSARAAAWTPPLALAWWVMVEGRPGSWGVGLPTVLAAAVIAALVFPPPRRWPRPLALLRFAGFFAVQSLRGGWDVARRALSPSMPMAPGFAEVRTSLPEGAARVLLADVISLLPGTLSVDLRGDLIELHGLDVGPGLAAEVRDLERRVAALYGLPWPGGAA; this comes from the coding sequence ATGGCCTCGCTCCGCTCCCACTCTGCCCGCGCGGCCGCCTGGACGCCGCCCCTGGCCCTGGCCTGGTGGGTCATGGTCGAGGGCCGGCCGGGTTCCTGGGGCGTGGGCCTCCCCACCGTCCTGGCCGCCGCGGTGATCGCGGCCCTCGTCTTCCCCCCGCCGCGCCGCTGGCCGAGGCCCCTGGCGCTCCTGCGCTTCGCCGGCTTCTTCGCCGTGCAGTCGCTGCGGGGCGGCTGGGACGTGGCGCGCCGGGCGCTCTCACCATCCATGCCGATGGCCCCGGGCTTCGCGGAGGTGCGCACCTCCCTGCCGGAGGGCGCGGCCCGGGTGCTGCTCGCCGACGTCATCAGCCTGCTGCCGGGCACGCTCTCGGTGGACCTGCGGGGCGACCTCATCGAGCTCCACGGCCTCGACGTCGGCCCGGGCCTCGCGGCCGAGGTGCGCGACCTGGAGCGGCGGGTGGCGGCGCTCTACGGGCTGCCCTGGCCGGGAGGCGCGGCGTGA
- a CDS encoding oxidoreductase, translated as MSGTPWIAWCILVPLAGATLALALGPRLGRWVGLATAAGAGAATLGLAAQVLRGGPVRHLVGGWGAPLGIDLLADGLSVLMALMTAVVGLGVTVHAFAYFEDHGPPGQAASGRIRRLLFWPLWLFLWAALLALFLTRDVFNVYVTLELVGLSSVALVALAGETAALGAAARYLVLALLGSLAYLLGVGLLYAAHGTLDADGLRAALAPGLVASAAAALVTGGLAVKAALFPLHGWLPPAHAGAPSPVSAVLSALVVKASFYLLVRWHAEVLPPGLTAGAAQALGVLGALAILWGSVQALRQPRLKQVVAYSTVAQLGYLFLFFPLSRELGAGPALAGAALFAVAHALAKAALFLAAGCIQHALPGDRLEHLRGLGARMPLTTATLVLASTSLLAIPPTGGFAGKWFLLSAAVATGRWWWAVVMLVGGLLAAAYVFRILQLAISPAEDETPARAPLAMELSAFALAAAAVLVGLVPWAPLRLLAAAAPLAGGAP; from the coding sequence GTGAGCGGCACGCCCTGGATCGCCTGGTGCATCCTGGTGCCGCTGGCCGGCGCGACGCTGGCGCTGGCGCTGGGCCCGCGGCTCGGCCGCTGGGTCGGCCTGGCCACCGCCGCCGGCGCCGGGGCCGCCACGCTGGGGCTGGCGGCCCAGGTCCTGCGCGGCGGCCCGGTGCGCCACCTCGTCGGGGGCTGGGGCGCCCCGCTCGGCATCGACCTGCTGGCCGACGGCCTCTCGGTGCTGATGGCCCTCATGACGGCGGTGGTCGGCCTGGGCGTCACGGTCCACGCCTTCGCCTACTTCGAGGACCACGGCCCGCCCGGCCAGGCCGCCAGCGGCCGGATCCGCCGCCTCCTCTTCTGGCCGCTCTGGCTCTTCCTGTGGGCCGCGCTGCTGGCGCTCTTCCTCACCCGCGACGTCTTCAACGTGTACGTCACCCTGGAGCTGGTGGGCCTGTCCTCGGTGGCGCTGGTGGCGCTGGCCGGCGAGACGGCGGCGCTCGGGGCGGCGGCGCGCTACCTGGTGCTGGCCCTGCTCGGCTCGCTGGCCTACCTGCTCGGGGTGGGGCTGCTCTACGCGGCCCACGGCACCCTCGACGCCGACGGCCTGCGCGCCGCGCTCGCCCCCGGCCTGGTGGCCTCGGCGGCCGCCGCCCTGGTGACCGGCGGGCTCGCGGTCAAGGCGGCCCTCTTCCCGCTCCACGGCTGGCTCCCGCCGGCCCACGCCGGCGCCCCCTCGCCGGTCTCCGCGGTGCTCTCGGCGCTGGTGGTGAAGGCCAGCTTCTACCTGCTGGTGCGCTGGCACGCCGAGGTGCTGCCGCCCGGGCTGACCGCCGGCGCCGCGCAGGCGCTCGGCGTCCTGGGGGCGCTCGCCATCCTGTGGGGCTCGGTGCAGGCGCTGCGCCAGCCGCGGCTCAAGCAGGTGGTCGCCTACTCCACGGTGGCGCAGCTCGGCTACCTCTTCCTCTTCTTCCCGCTCTCGCGCGAGCTGGGGGCCGGGCCCGCGCTGGCGGGGGCCGCGCTCTTCGCGGTGGCCCACGCGCTCGCCAAGGCGGCCCTCTTCCTGGCGGCCGGCTGCATCCAGCATGCGCTGCCGGGCGACCGGCTGGAGCACCTGCGCGGCCTGGGCGCCCGCATGCCGCTCACCACCGCCACGCTGGTGCTGGCCTCGACCAGCCTGCTGGCCATCCCCCCCACCGGGGGCTTCGCCGGGAAGTGGTTCCTCCTCTCCGCCGCGGTGGCCACCGGGCGGTGGTGGTGGGCGGTGGTGATGCTGGTGGGAGGCCTCCTGGCCGCCGCCTACGTCTTCCGCATCCTCCAGCTGGCCATCTCGCCGGCCGAGGACGAGACCCCGGCGCGCGCCCCGCTGGCCATGGAGCTCTCGGCCTTCGCGCTGGCGGCGGCGGCCGTGCTGGTGGGCCTGGTGCCCTGGGCGCCGCTCCGCCTGCTGGCCGCGGCGGCGCCGCTGGCGGGGGGCGCGCCGTGA
- a CDS encoding ABC transporter permease, with protein MGRAAGLLRSLVVPVALLLAWEGIARAGWVTPLILPSPSRVAVRWWAYLLPYEPFDPAAGSWLGWALSGELPQDALTSLMRIAGGFAIGAGLALPLGLVMGARPLAYQLLNPVLQLLRPIPPIAYIPLAILWFGLGNPPAFFLISLGAFFPVLMNTIAGVRSVDAIYLRAARNLGAGEWTLFRRVMVPAAMPYILTGVRVGIGVAFIVVIVAEMIAVNSGLGYRILEAREYFWSDKVIAGMVTIGLCGLGIDLAMSRLNGWLLRWHRGVEG; from the coding sequence ATGGGGCGGGCGGCGGGGCTCCTCCGATCGCTGGTGGTGCCGGTGGCCCTGCTGCTGGCCTGGGAGGGGATCGCCCGCGCCGGCTGGGTCACGCCGCTCATCCTGCCCTCGCCCAGCCGGGTGGCGGTGCGCTGGTGGGCCTACCTGCTGCCCTACGAGCCCTTCGACCCGGCCGCCGGCTCGTGGCTGGGCTGGGCCCTCTCCGGCGAGCTGCCGCAGGACGCCCTCACCTCGCTGATGCGCATCGCCGGCGGCTTCGCCATCGGCGCCGGGCTGGCGCTGCCGCTCGGGCTGGTCATGGGGGCGCGGCCGCTGGCCTACCAGCTCCTCAACCCGGTGCTGCAGCTGCTCCGCCCCATCCCGCCCATCGCCTACATCCCGCTGGCCATCCTCTGGTTCGGGCTGGGCAACCCGCCCGCCTTCTTCCTCATCTCGCTGGGCGCCTTCTTCCCGGTGCTGATGAACACCATCGCCGGGGTGCGCAGCGTGGACGCCATCTACCTGCGCGCCGCCCGCAACCTGGGCGCCGGCGAGTGGACCCTCTTCCGCCGCGTCATGGTGCCGGCCGCCATGCCCTACATCCTCACCGGCGTGCGGGTCGGCATCGGGGTGGCCTTCATCGTGGTCATCGTGGCCGAGATGATCGCGGTGAACTCGGGGCTGGGCTACCGCATCCTGGAGGCGCGCGAGTACTTCTGGTCCGACAAGGTGATCGCCGGGATGGTGACCATCGGGCTGTGCGGGCTGGGCATCGACCTCGCCATGAGCCGCCTCAACGGCTGGCTGCTGCGCTGGCACCGCGGGGTGGAGGGGTGA
- a CDS encoding NADH dehydrogenase, with amino-acid sequence MPTSLALALPTLVPLLLALALLARPLAGPALRAAPLAALPALAVALAWPDGAADLPWLLLGTRLRLDPAARTFLLAAGAVWLAAGLYASAYLAHDPRRRAFFTSWCLALAGNSGLVVAGDAASFYLCFALMSFASYGLVVHTGTAAAVRAGRVYLALVVVGEVFVFAALALGAQAAGSLRLEDLVRAGGASPQRDLIVLCALLGFGVKAGALGLHVWLPLAHPEAPTPASAVLSGVMVKAAVVGWLAVLPAAALPGAGHAVLALGVAGALSGVAVGLTQRDPKAILAYSTVSQMGLLIAGVGAALSDPASRAAAATVLPLFALHHGLAKGALFLGTGVARGAGAHRRLALASLTLPALALAAAPFTSGALAKGALKALVEGSGAGGPAALVLLSLSSAGTVLLLGHLLRTLHLEPALPGAHLAGPGELLPYLGLVAAAGAVPFLVGSPGALADRVLEGAWPLALGAAAGVAFAGFPPWPVPPGDVLALYERLASRIWRPVAAAPGGAPRDPGPWLRLASAWAAGAEARLLAGVGSGAALAALLGALHLLLGR; translated from the coding sequence ATGCCCACTAGCCTGGCGCTGGCGCTGCCGACCCTGGTGCCGCTCCTCCTGGCCCTGGCCCTGCTGGCGCGCCCGCTGGCCGGACCGGCCCTGCGCGCCGCGCCCCTGGCCGCGCTGCCGGCGCTGGCGGTGGCGCTGGCGTGGCCGGACGGCGCGGCCGACCTGCCCTGGCTCCTCCTCGGCACCCGGCTCCGCCTGGACCCAGCGGCGCGGACGTTCCTCCTGGCGGCCGGCGCGGTCTGGCTGGCGGCCGGCCTGTACGCCTCGGCCTACCTGGCCCACGACCCGAGGCGGCGCGCCTTCTTCACCTCGTGGTGCCTGGCCCTGGCGGGAAACTCCGGGCTGGTGGTGGCCGGCGACGCGGCCAGCTTCTACCTGTGCTTCGCGCTCATGAGCTTCGCCTCCTACGGCCTGGTGGTCCACACGGGCACGGCCGCGGCCGTGCGCGCCGGGCGGGTCTACCTGGCGCTGGTGGTGGTGGGCGAGGTCTTCGTCTTCGCCGCGCTGGCGCTGGGCGCGCAGGCGGCGGGGAGCCTCCGGCTCGAGGACCTGGTGCGGGCCGGGGGCGCCTCGCCGCAGCGCGACCTCATCGTCCTCTGCGCCCTGCTCGGCTTCGGCGTGAAGGCCGGCGCCCTCGGCCTCCACGTCTGGCTCCCGCTGGCCCACCCCGAGGCGCCCACCCCGGCCTCGGCGGTGCTCTCGGGCGTCATGGTGAAGGCGGCCGTGGTGGGCTGGCTGGCGGTGCTGCCGGCGGCGGCCCTGCCCGGCGCCGGCCACGCGGTGCTGGCGCTGGGCGTGGCGGGGGCGCTCTCCGGCGTGGCGGTGGGGCTCACCCAGCGCGATCCCAAGGCCATCCTGGCCTACTCCACCGTCAGCCAGATGGGGCTGCTCATCGCCGGTGTCGGGGCGGCGCTCTCCGACCCGGCCTCCCGCGCCGCCGCTGCCACGGTGCTGCCGCTCTTCGCCCTCCACCACGGCCTCGCCAAGGGCGCGCTCTTCCTCGGCACCGGCGTGGCCCGCGGAGCGGGGGCGCACCGGCGCCTGGCCCTCGCCTCGCTGACGCTGCCGGCGCTGGCCCTGGCCGCCGCGCCGTTCACGAGCGGCGCGCTGGCCAAGGGCGCCCTCAAGGCCCTCGTCGAGGGGAGCGGCGCGGGCGGGCCAGCCGCCCTGGTGCTCCTCTCGCTCTCCTCCGCCGGCACGGTCCTCCTCCTCGGACACCTCCTGCGGACGCTGCACCTCGAGCCCGCCCTGCCAGGCGCCCACCTGGCCGGCCCCGGCGAGCTGCTCCCCTACCTCGGCCTGGTGGCGGCCGCGGGGGCCGTCCCGTTCCTGGTGGGGTCGCCCGGCGCGCTCGCCGACCGCGTCCTCGAGGGCGCCTGGCCGTTGGCCCTCGGGGCGGCGGCCGGCGTCGCGTTCGCCGGGTTCCCGCCCTGGCCGGTGCCGCCCGGGGACGTCCTCGCCCTCTACGAGCGCCTGGCCAGCCGGATCTGGCGGCCCGTCGCGGCGGCGCCGGGGGGCGCGCCCCGGGATCCCGGCCCGTGGCTCCGGCTGGCCTCCGCGTGGGCCGCCGGCGCCGAGGCGCGGCTCCTGGCCGGGGTCGGCTCGGGCGCGGCCCTGGCGGCGCTGCTCGGGGCCCTGCACCTCCTGCTGGGCCGGTGA
- a CDS encoding ABC transporter ATP-binding protein, which produces MSGAVAPAIRCRGVRKVFGEGGREVVALDGIDLEVAPGELVCLLGPSGCGKSTLLNAIAGFSPPTSGELTALGRPVTGPGPDRAMVFQEYALFPWMTVEANVAFGLELAGAAAPRIREVVGGLLAKLGLTEFRDRFPKDLSGGMRQRVAIARVLAIDPPMLLMDEPFGALDALTRRSLQDELLRIWAEYRKTIVFVTHGIEESLYLADRVVVMTYRPGTVKRLVQVGLARPRDPSSPEFNALKRELTALVMEEQARHQADERHATAD; this is translated from the coding sequence GTGAGCGGGGCCGTGGCGCCGGCCATCCGCTGCCGCGGCGTGCGCAAGGTCTTCGGCGAGGGCGGGCGGGAGGTGGTGGCGCTCGACGGCATCGACCTCGAGGTGGCGCCGGGCGAGCTGGTCTGCCTGCTCGGCCCCTCCGGCTGCGGCAAGTCCACCCTGCTCAACGCCATCGCCGGCTTCTCGCCGCCCACCTCGGGCGAGCTGACCGCGCTGGGCCGCCCGGTGACCGGGCCGGGGCCGGACCGCGCCATGGTCTTCCAGGAGTACGCCCTCTTCCCCTGGATGACGGTGGAGGCCAACGTGGCCTTCGGCCTGGAGCTGGCCGGGGCGGCGGCGCCCCGCATCCGCGAGGTGGTGGGGGGGCTGCTGGCCAAGCTCGGCCTCACCGAGTTCCGCGACCGCTTCCCCAAGGACCTCTCCGGTGGCATGCGGCAGCGGGTGGCCATCGCGCGGGTGCTGGCCATCGACCCACCCATGCTGCTCATGGACGAGCCCTTCGGCGCGCTCGACGCGCTGACGCGGCGGTCGCTGCAGGACGAGCTCTTGCGCATCTGGGCCGAGTACCGCAAGACCATCGTCTTCGTGACCCACGGCATCGAGGAGTCGCTCTACCTGGCCGACCGGGTGGTGGTGATGACCTACCGGCCCGGCACCGTGAAGCGGCTGGTGCAGGTGGGGCTGGCGCGGCCGCGCGACCCGTCCAGCCCGGAGTTCAACGCGCTCAAGCGCGAGCTGACCGCGCTGGTGATGGAGGAGCAGGCGCGCCACCAGGCCGACGAGCGCCACGCCACGGCGGACTGA
- a CDS encoding PilZ domain-containing protein, giving the protein MLAARGGARRQTVDLAQWLNGFKVLHEKARRGALEAGEREVYLDGRDELARALMAAQRLTVQAGQTPRQALRVARALQVDLESPVRKDRLTTFDLSGGGFSALVARAPMADEALTATLRLPGVEPVVGPVTVAGLKPQPGNVRVSFTFGRLDEASRERLELAIFDTVLAQLGR; this is encoded by the coding sequence ATGCTCGCAGCCCGCGGGGGCGCAAGGAGGCAGACGGTGGATCTCGCCCAGTGGCTGAATGGCTTCAAGGTGCTGCACGAGAAGGCCCGCCGCGGCGCGCTGGAGGCCGGCGAGCGCGAGGTCTATCTCGACGGCCGCGACGAGCTGGCGCGCGCCCTGATGGCGGCGCAGCGGCTCACGGTGCAGGCCGGGCAGACGCCGCGCCAGGCGCTGCGGGTGGCGCGGGCCCTCCAGGTGGACCTGGAGAGCCCGGTCCGCAAGGACCGGCTCACCACCTTCGACCTCTCCGGGGGCGGCTTCTCGGCCCTGGTGGCCCGCGCCCCCATGGCCGACGAGGCGCTCACCGCCACCCTGCGCCTGCCGGGCGTGGAGCCGGTGGTCGGCCCGGTGACGGTGGCCGGGCTGAAGCCGCAGCCCGGCAACGTGCGCGTCTCCTTCACCTTCGGCCGCCTCGACGAGGCGTCGCGCGAGCGGCTGGAGCTGGCCATCTTCGACACGGTGCTGGCGCAGCTGGGACGGTAG
- a CDS encoding NADH-quinone oxidoreductase subunit K: MSQAHLFALSGVLIFAVGLLGVVAHRNLVRRILGLNFAGSGVFLVLVALARRSDPPDPVPHALVLTGLVVGVSATALALALATRLHQETGAARVPEERE, translated from the coding sequence GTGAGCCAGGCGCACCTCTTCGCCCTCTCGGGCGTGCTGATCTTCGCGGTCGGCCTGCTCGGGGTGGTGGCCCACCGCAACCTGGTCCGCCGCATCCTGGGCCTCAACTTCGCCGGCAGCGGGGTCTTCCTGGTCCTGGTGGCCCTGGCGCGGCGCAGCGACCCGCCCGACCCGGTGCCGCACGCCCTGGTGCTGACCGGCCTGGTGGTGGGCGTCTCCGCCACCGCCCTGGCGCTGGCCCTGGCGACGCGGCTGCACCAGGAGACCGGGGCGGCCCGCGTCCCCGAGGAGCGCGAGTGA
- a CDS encoding DUF4040 domain-containing protein → MTALAWALDALLAISLPAIALAAVLRRDLFHGVVLLFSFGVLLAVAWARLGAPDIAMVEAALGAGVTGVLFLSALARMGAGDAEAPRRPLAWAGLAALCALAAAPVGLAVAALPREAGGLLAALQARAPEAAAPHLVTAVLLDFRGYDTLLEIAVLVLAVLGAWAARGRVVLPWEGAPAPGPLLTAAARILLPLMVLLAGALLWVGAIAPGGAFQAGTVLGAALVLASLAGLIRPGRLPDWATRGLLALGFAVFLAVAGGTAAASGELLRYPKAHAAGLLLAIEAALTLSIALVMALLFEGRPPAGGPPGEAR, encoded by the coding sequence GTGACCGCCCTGGCCTGGGCGCTCGACGCCCTGCTGGCGATCTCGCTGCCGGCCATCGCCCTGGCCGCGGTGCTGCGGCGCGATCTCTTCCACGGCGTGGTGCTGCTCTTCTCCTTCGGCGTGCTGCTGGCGGTGGCCTGGGCCCGGCTCGGCGCCCCGGACATCGCCATGGTGGAGGCGGCGCTGGGCGCCGGCGTCACCGGCGTGCTCTTCCTCTCGGCGCTGGCGCGGATGGGCGCGGGCGACGCCGAGGCGCCACGGCGGCCGCTGGCCTGGGCCGGGCTGGCGGCGCTCTGCGCGCTGGCGGCCGCGCCGGTGGGGCTGGCGGTGGCGGCGCTGCCCCGCGAGGCGGGCGGGCTCCTGGCGGCGCTGCAGGCCCGGGCGCCCGAGGCGGCCGCCCCGCACCTGGTCACCGCCGTGCTGCTCGACTTCCGCGGCTACGACACGCTCCTCGAGATCGCGGTGCTGGTGCTGGCGGTGCTGGGCGCCTGGGCCGCCCGTGGCCGGGTGGTCCTGCCCTGGGAGGGCGCCCCCGCCCCGGGGCCGCTGCTCACCGCCGCCGCCCGGATCCTGCTGCCGCTCATGGTCCTGCTGGCCGGCGCGCTCCTCTGGGTCGGGGCCATCGCGCCGGGCGGCGCCTTCCAGGCCGGCACCGTGCTGGGGGCCGCCCTGGTGCTGGCCTCGCTGGCCGGCCTGATCCGGCCGGGCCGGCTGCCCGACTGGGCGACGCGCGGGCTCCTGGCGCTCGGCTTCGCGGTCTTCCTGGCGGTGGCCGGCGGCACCGCCGCCGCCTCGGGGGAGCTCCTGCGCTACCCGAAGGCCCACGCCGCCGGGCTCCTGCTGGCCATCGAGGCCGCCCTGACCCTGTCCATCGCGCTGGTGATGGCGCTCCTCTTCGAGGGCCGCCCGCCCGCCGGCGGGCCGCCCGGGGAGGCCCGGTGA
- a CDS encoding monovalent cation/H(+) antiporter subunit G, giving the protein MSPLDLLALPLFAASAFFFLSGTVGLLRFPDLFTRLHALTKADNLGLGLLVLGLAIRSGSAVVAAKLVLVWLLALLASSTGCHLVARAARRRAAAAEERP; this is encoded by the coding sequence GTGAGCCCCCTCGACCTGCTGGCCCTGCCGCTCTTCGCCGCCAGCGCCTTCTTCTTCCTCTCGGGCACGGTGGGGCTGCTGCGCTTCCCCGACCTGTTCACCCGGCTGCACGCGCTCACCAAGGCGGACAACCTCGGCCTCGGCCTGCTGGTGCTGGGGCTGGCGATCCGCTCCGGCTCGGCGGTGGTGGCGGCCAAGCTGGTCCTGGTCTGGCTGCTGGCCTTGCTCGCCAGCTCGACCGGCTGCCACCTGGTGGCGCGGGCGGCCCGGCGCCGCGCCGCCGCCGCGGAGGAGCGCCCGTGA
- a CDS encoding monovalent cation/H+ antiporter subunit D family protein, with product MTLDAALPVLILLTSAVPGLAIFFLGEERHLARATLNLAGAMAKVALLGLVLWGVFHGHAYETRLPFLPGIDFVLRVDAPALLFGALSGVLWLLTTVYAIAYLEHSPHRSRFFGFFSLCVTASMGVALAGNLVTFLVFYEFLTLTTWPLVVHRGTPQALAGGRVYLAYTLGGSALLLAGIAWLHAVAGPVEFTERGALAAVAGRAPELRAIFALLAAGLGVKAALVPLHGWLPRAMVAPAPVSALLHAVAVVKAGAFGLVRLVYDVFGIEFGEQLGVLAPLAVVAAVTIVWGSLRAVFQDDLKKRLAYSTVSQVSYIVLGTAVVGELSTVGGLVHLVHQGLMKITLFFCAGNLAETLGVHKVSEMGGAGRRMPLTMAAFTVGALGMMGLPPLAGFVSKWYLGVGALQAGQGWVIWVLAASTLLNAAYFLPILRAAWFEPAPAAWPHEETFRHETALGLLVPPLVTALLVIAAGLFAGSDFSPLAWAKLIVAREYAH from the coding sequence GTGACCCTCGACGCCGCCCTGCCGGTCCTCATCCTGCTCACCTCGGCGGTGCCGGGCCTGGCCATCTTCTTCCTGGGCGAGGAGCGCCACCTGGCGCGCGCCACCCTCAACCTGGCGGGCGCGATGGCCAAGGTGGCGCTGCTCGGCCTGGTGCTGTGGGGCGTCTTCCACGGCCACGCCTACGAGACCCGCCTGCCCTTCCTGCCGGGCATCGACTTCGTGCTGCGGGTGGACGCGCCGGCGCTGCTCTTCGGCGCGCTCTCCGGGGTGCTCTGGCTGCTGACCACCGTCTACGCCATCGCCTACCTGGAGCACTCGCCGCACCGCAGCCGCTTCTTCGGCTTCTTCAGCCTGTGCGTGACGGCCTCCATGGGCGTGGCGCTGGCAGGCAACCTGGTCACCTTCCTGGTGTTCTACGAGTTCCTCACCCTGACCACCTGGCCGCTGGTGGTCCACCGCGGGACGCCGCAGGCCCTGGCGGGCGGCCGCGTCTACCTGGCCTACACGCTGGGCGGCAGCGCGCTCCTGCTGGCCGGCATCGCCTGGCTCCACGCCGTGGCCGGCCCGGTCGAGTTCACCGAGCGGGGCGCGCTGGCGGCGGTGGCCGGGCGGGCCCCCGAGCTGCGCGCCATCTTCGCGCTCCTGGCGGCCGGCCTCGGCGTCAAGGCCGCGCTGGTGCCGCTGCACGGCTGGCTGCCGCGCGCCATGGTGGCCCCGGCCCCGGTCTCGGCCCTGCTCCACGCGGTGGCGGTGGTGAAGGCCGGCGCCTTCGGCCTGGTGCGGCTGGTCTACGACGTCTTCGGCATCGAGTTCGGCGAGCAGCTCGGCGTGCTGGCGCCGCTCGCGGTGGTGGCGGCGGTCACCATCGTGTGGGGCTCGCTGCGGGCCGTCTTCCAGGACGACCTGAAGAAGCGGCTGGCCTACTCGACCGTCAGCCAGGTCTCCTACATCGTGCTCGGCACCGCCGTGGTCGGAGAGCTCTCCACCGTGGGCGGGCTGGTGCACCTGGTGCACCAGGGGCTCATGAAGATCACCCTCTTCTTCTGCGCCGGCAACCTGGCCGAGACGCTGGGCGTCCACAAGGTCTCGGAGATGGGTGGCGCCGGCCGGCGCATGCCGCTGACCATGGCGGCGTTCACCGTGGGTGCGCTCGGGATGATGGGGCTGCCGCCGCTGGCCGGCTTCGTCTCGAAGTGGTACCTGGGCGTGGGGGCGCTGCAGGCCGGGCAGGGGTGGGTCATCTGGGTGCTGGCGGCCTCCACCCTCCTCAACGCCGCCTACTTCCTGCCCATCCTGCGGGCCGCCTGGTTCGAGCCGGCGCCGGCGGCCTGGCCGCACGAGGAGACCTTCAGGCACGAGACCGCGCTCGGCCTGCTGGTGCCGCCGCTGGTCACCGCCCTGCTGGTGATCGCGGCCGGCCTGTTCGCCGGCAGCGACTTCTCGCCCCTGGCCTGGGCCAAGCTGATCGTGGCGCGAGAGTATGCCCACTAG